The following coding sequences lie in one Desmodus rotundus isolate HL8 chromosome 1, HLdesRot8A.1, whole genome shotgun sequence genomic window:
- the IGSF6 gene encoding immunoglobulin superfamily member 6 has product MEAGSAVKIILGLEISLILFYVGASGKCMISVSQPSVLEVDYTQVAVTVPCTFSTAGCPHKQPSNLWFRYGAHQPETLCLDGCTSEADKFTVRKDLAQNQVSLTVNRLTSNDSAIYICGIAFPSSQDPRAKQAGDGTVLVVREMKGLGKELQGLLIALLSLLSIYVAGVLVMFIILSKSKSNTLRSKETEDSQKKKSARRIFQEIAQELYNKKHVGTCQQPEKDNTYENRRALDNYQKP; this is encoded by the exons atgGAGGCTGGGAGTGCAGTCAAGATCATTCTCGGTCTGGAAATCAGTCTGATTCTGTTTTACGTCG GTGCTTCGGGCAAGTGTATGATCTCTGTCTCTCAACCGTCTGTCCTCGAAGTGGACTACACTCAAGTGGCTGTGACCGTGCCCTGCACCTTCTCCACAGCGGGGTGCCCCCACAAGCAACCCAGCAACCTGTGGTTTCGCTATGGTGCTCACCAGCCAGAGACCCTCTGCTTGGATGGGTGCACAAGTGAGGCAGACAAATTTACAGTGAGGAAGGACCTGGCACAAAACCAGGTCTCCCTCACGGTCAACAGGCTGACGTCCAATGACAGTGCCATCTACATCTGTGGAATAGCCTTTCCCAGTTCACAGGACCCGAGGGCCAAGCAAGCTGGAGACGGGACTGTGCTGGTGGTGAGAG AAATGAAAGGTCTAGGCAAGGAACTACAGGGTCTCCTGATAGCTCTGTTATCACTGCTCTCCATCTACGTTGCTGGTGTACTGGTGATGTTCATCATCCTCTCCAAA TCAAAATCTAACACTCTaagaagcaaagaaacagaagactCACAAAAG AAAAAGAGTGCTAGGCGTATTTTTCAGGAAATTGCTCAAGAACTTTATAATAAGAAACATGTGGGAACATGCCAACAACCG GAGAAAGACAACACTTACGAAAACAGAAGAGCACTTGACAACTATCAAAAACCATAG